Below is a window of Candidatus Fermentibacter sp. DNA.
GTGCCCTGTTCCTGGGGAACGTGGAGATAGAATCCGACACCCTGGAGGGTTCGGCCTCGAGGCTCCTCTACGACAGGACCGCCGGAACGGCGGTCTTGACGGGCAACGTCGAACTGACCGACGGATCGAACGTCCTGAGGGCCGAAGAGGTGACCTGGTTCAGGCTTCTCGGCAAGGCCGTGGCCCGGGGAGGGGTCCACATGACCGGCCCCTGGGTCGGGGACGTCACAGGAGAGTACGCGATGTACGACAGCGGGAGGGGGAGCATCTTCGTCACCTCCGAGCCCGTGCTCCGGAGGTTCGAGGAGGGCGACAGCCTGGTGATCACGGCCGACCGCCTCGAGTTCCTCCCCGACTCGGACAGGGCCGAGGCCCAGGGGAACGCAGTCCTCGACTATCCCTCCGAGGGAGTGACTGCCGTGTCCGAATTCCTGGTCTACTCCGGCCTCGACGAGACTGTCGAGATGCTCGGCGGCCCCGTCGTGACCGAGGGGGAGAACAGGCTGTCCGGCAACTGGATGAAGGCCGAGCTGGATGGCGGCGAGATAAGGAGCATAAGGATCGAGGGGGCCGCCGACGGGTACATCGTCGACACGGGGGAGACCCCTCCCTCCGAAACCTGGTTCTCTTCCGAGAGCGCGTACTTCGCCTTCGCCGGAGGCGAACCCGATTCCGTGGACCTCATGAACTCGGTCACCCTCGTCTACAGGGCGGGCGGGGAGGCCGCCGCCCGGGAGGAGAGCAACACGGTCTCGGGCCAGCATCTCGTGGTCAGGTACGAATCGGGCTCCGTGGAGTCGGTCTGCATCACCGGATCGGCCACGGGATCCTACTCCTACCTGGGGGACGGGCTGTGATTCAGGGCGGGTTGGAGTCCGGCCGTGTCGTGACAGGGCCGGGCACGGGGTCTTCCCCGCTGCCGGAAGGACAGCCTGTGACTGCGGGCGGATGGGAGCGGCTGACCACCGCCGACCTCGTGAAGGAGTACAGGAAGAGGCGCGTCGTGAACGGCGTGAGCCTCACCGTGGGCAGGGGGGAGATCGTCGGCCTGCTGGGCCCCAACGGCGCCGGCAAGACTACGACCTTCTACATGATAGTGGGCTTCATCAGGCCCACCGGCGGCTCCGTGAGCCTCGACGGAAGGCTGATCACCGGGCTGCCCATGTATCGCAGGGCGAGACTCGGGATCGGCTACCTCCCCCAGGAGTCGAGCGTGTTCAGGAAGATGTCCGTGGCCGACAACCTGATGAGCATCCTTGAGACGCTGCGCCTCAGGAGGTCCGAGAGGATCGAGAGGCGCGACAGGCTGATGGATGCTCTCGGCATCACGAGGCTGGCCGACCAGAAGGCATACACCCTCTCGGGCGGCGAGAGGCGCAGGGTCGAGATCGCCAGGGCCCTGGTCACGGAACCCTCGTTCCTCCTCCTCGACGAGCCGTTCGCGGGCATCGATCCCATAGCCGTCGCCGAGATCCAGGGCATCGTGCGGAACCTCAGCAGGTCGGGGCTCGGCGTGCTCATCACCGACCACAACGTCCGCGACACCCTGGCGATCACCGACCGTGCATACATCATGTTCGACGGGAGAGTGCTGATCTCCGGGTCCGCCGAGGCTCTCGCGGAGGACCCGGAGGCGCGCAAGATCTATCTCGGCGAGAGGTTCAGGCTCTGATGTACAGACCCGAGCTGAGGCAGGAAACCGGCATCTTCCTGAAGCAGAACCTCACTCTCAACCCCGTGATGCAGCAGTCCCTCGAGATGCTCCAGATGTCCTCTACCGACCTCGATGACCTCATAGAGCAGGAGCTCAACGAGAATCCGCTCCTCGAAGTCCAGCAGGACGACTCGACCCGCGACCAGTCCCCCGAGGATCCGGCTCCCGGCGAGGAGCCGGGGGATGTCCCCGCGGAGGGCCCTGCCGGAGAACAGCCCTCCGAGGGCGAGGCGCCGGGGCCGTCGGACGACGAGGACCCCGAACCCAGGAGGGACGACGAACGGGAGGACCACCTGGAGTTCCTCGCGGATCTCGAGGACGGGTCTCAGGACTACAGGGGAGGTTCCTCCGAGGAGCCCTGGAGGCCCGAGTACGTCGGGCGGACGACCCTTTCCGAGCATCT
It encodes the following:
- a CDS encoding LptA/OstA family protein — encoded protein: MRSSLLALAASTAALAGVFTVSAARASGSETGDGELVVDLGGDVEVTDGFVSVTADSGRVWQQAGRALFLGNVEIESDTLEGSASRLLYDRTAGTAVLTGNVELTDGSNVLRAEEVTWFRLLGKAVARGGVHMTGPWVGDVTGEYAMYDSGRGSIFVTSEPVLRRFEEGDSLVITADRLEFLPDSDRAEAQGNAVLDYPSEGVTAVSEFLVYSGLDETVEMLGGPVVTEGENRLSGNWMKAELDGGEIRSIRIEGAADGYIVDTGETPPSETWFSSESAYFAFAGGEPDSVDLMNSVTLVYRAGGEAAAREESNTVSGQHLVVRYESGSVESVCITGSATGSYSYLGDGL
- the lptB gene encoding LPS export ABC transporter ATP-binding protein → MTTADLVKEYRKRRVVNGVSLTVGRGEIVGLLGPNGAGKTTTFYMIVGFIRPTGGSVSLDGRLITGLPMYRRARLGIGYLPQESSVFRKMSVADNLMSILETLRLRRSERIERRDRLMDALGITRLADQKAYTLSGGERRRVEIARALVTEPSFLLLDEPFAGIDPIAVAEIQGIVRNLSRSGLGVLITDHNVRDTLAITDRAYIMFDGRVLISGSAEALAEDPEARKIYLGERFRL